The following proteins are encoded in a genomic region of Mycolicibacterium confluentis:
- a CDS encoding RsmB/NOP family class I SAM-dependent RNA methyltransferase → MSDKRGGRGRAPKAMDPARRAAFDVLRAVSTRDSYANLLLPALLRERGITGRDAAFASELTYGTSRCRGLLDAIIAAAADRPTDRIDPVLLDLLRLGAYQLLRTRVEPHAVLATTVDQAKIEFDFARGGFVNAVLRAISAKDEQAWIAELAPDRRTDPVGYTAFAHAHPRWIAQAFADALGASAGELDALLTADDDRPKVHLAARPGVLTAAELAEAVGGTPGDYSPYAVYLPGGDPGALAPVRDGAALVQDEGSQLVAQALTRAPLRGPDGGRWLDLCSGPGGKTALIAAIGAQTGARVTAIEPASQRADMVRENTRGLDVEVVEADGRELLPGAAAGFDRVLVDAPCTGLGALRRRPEARWRRNPSDVPELTKLQKELLASAIAMTRPGGVVLYATCSPHLAETAGVVADAVRRHNVTLLDTPALFAPAQGTATGPQGQYVQLWPHRHGTDAMFAAALTVG, encoded by the coding sequence ATGAGCGACAAACGCGGAGGGCGCGGGCGGGCCCCCAAGGCGATGGATCCCGCTCGGCGGGCCGCCTTCGACGTCCTGCGGGCTGTCTCGACCCGGGACTCCTACGCCAACCTGTTGCTGCCCGCCCTGCTGCGCGAGCGCGGGATCACGGGCCGTGACGCCGCGTTCGCCAGCGAGCTGACCTATGGCACGTCACGCTGCCGGGGCCTGCTCGACGCGATCATCGCCGCGGCCGCCGATCGGCCCACCGATCGCATCGACCCCGTGCTGCTCGACCTGCTGCGGCTCGGTGCCTATCAGCTGCTGCGCACCAGGGTCGAGCCGCACGCCGTGCTGGCCACCACCGTCGATCAGGCGAAGATCGAATTCGACTTCGCCCGAGGCGGTTTCGTCAACGCCGTGCTGCGTGCCATCTCCGCCAAGGACGAGCAGGCCTGGATCGCCGAACTGGCGCCGGACCGCCGCACCGACCCCGTCGGGTACACCGCGTTCGCGCACGCGCACCCGCGCTGGATCGCACAGGCCTTCGCCGATGCGTTGGGGGCGAGCGCGGGTGAACTCGACGCGCTGCTGACCGCCGACGACGACCGCCCGAAGGTGCACCTGGCGGCTCGCCCCGGGGTGCTGACGGCCGCGGAGTTGGCCGAGGCCGTCGGCGGGACGCCCGGTGATTACTCGCCGTACGCGGTGTATCTGCCGGGCGGTGATCCCGGCGCGCTCGCCCCCGTGCGTGACGGCGCGGCGCTCGTGCAGGACGAGGGCAGCCAGTTGGTGGCCCAGGCGCTGACCCGGGCACCCCTGCGCGGTCCCGACGGCGGACGCTGGCTGGACCTGTGTTCGGGCCCCGGCGGCAAGACCGCGCTGATCGCTGCGATCGGCGCGCAGACCGGCGCCCGCGTGACGGCGATCGAACCCGCGTCCCAGCGCGCCGACATGGTCCGCGAGAACACCCGTGGCCTCGACGTCGAGGTGGTGGAGGCCGACGGCCGAGAGTTGCTGCCGGGGGCAGCGGCAGGTTTCGACCGGGTGCTGGTCGACGCGCCCTGCACCGGACTGGGTGCGCTGCGCCGCCGCCCCGAGGCCCGCTGGCGTCGCAACCCCTCCGACGTGCCCGAACTGACCAAACTGCAGAAGGAACTGCTGGCCTCGGCGATCGCCATGACCCGGCCCGGCGGCGTCGTGCTGTACGCGACCTGCTCACCGCATCTGGCGGAGACCGCGGGTGTGGTCGCCGACGCGGTCCGTCGCCACAACGTCACGCTGCTGGACACCCCGGCACTGTTCGCTCCGGCGCAGGGCACCGCCACGGGTCCGCAGGGCCAGTACGTCCAGTTGTGGCCGCATCGGCACGGCACTGATGCGATGTTCGCCGCGGCGCTGACAGTAGGGTGA
- the fmt gene encoding methionyl-tRNA formyltransferase, which translates to MRLVFAGTPEPALPSLQRLIDSPRHDVVAVLTRPDAAAGRRGKPAPSPVAKLALEQGIPVLRPARPNEPEFVAELTELAPDCCAVVAYGALLKPELLAVPRYGWINLHFSVLPAWRGAAPVQAAIAAGDSVTGASTFQIEPDLDTGPVYGVITETIAPTDTSGDLLTRLADAGAGLLEATLDGVEDGVLNAVPQSTDGVSLAPKITVEQARVDWNLPAHIVERRIRAHTPAPGAWTVIGDVRVKLGPVTVDPDGEALPPGRVEAGRRSVRIGTGSQAVVLGVLQPPGKKPMAAADWARGARLSDGVDAS; encoded by the coding sequence GTGCGTCTCGTCTTTGCCGGCACCCCGGAGCCCGCCCTGCCGTCGTTGCAGCGGCTCATCGACTCGCCCCGGCACGACGTCGTGGCGGTGCTCACCCGCCCCGACGCGGCCGCGGGCCGGCGCGGCAAGCCTGCGCCGTCGCCCGTCGCGAAACTGGCCTTGGAACAGGGCATTCCGGTGCTGCGGCCGGCCCGCCCCAACGAGCCCGAGTTCGTCGCCGAACTGACCGAACTGGCTCCCGACTGCTGCGCCGTGGTGGCCTACGGGGCGCTGCTCAAGCCCGAGCTGCTCGCGGTGCCCCGGTACGGGTGGATCAATCTGCACTTCTCGGTGTTGCCCGCCTGGCGCGGCGCCGCCCCGGTGCAGGCCGCGATCGCGGCAGGCGACTCCGTCACCGGCGCGAGCACCTTCCAGATCGAACCCGACCTCGACACCGGCCCGGTGTACGGAGTGATCACCGAGACGATCGCCCCGACCGACACCTCGGGTGATCTGCTGACGCGCCTCGCCGACGCCGGCGCGGGTCTGCTCGAAGCCACCCTCGACGGCGTCGAGGACGGTGTGCTGAACGCGGTGCCGCAGTCGACCGACGGTGTCTCGCTGGCCCCCAAGATCACCGTCGAACAGGCCCGCGTGGACTGGAACCTGCCCGCCCACATCGTCGAACGTCGCATCCGCGCGCACACCCCCGCGCCCGGGGCGTGGACCGTGATCGGCGACGTCCGGGTCAAACTCGGGCCCGTCACCGTCGACCCCGACGGCGAGGCGCTCCCCCCGGGACGCGTCGAGGCCGGCAGGCGCAGCGTGCGCATCGGCACGGGCTCGCAGGCGGTGGTACTCGGTGTGCTGCAACCGCCCGGCAAGAAACCCATGGCCGCGGCCGACTGGGCCCGCGGTGCACGCCTGTCCGACGGGGTGGACGCGTCATGA
- a CDS encoding LemA family protein, which translates to MVRFVLVLVLLIAIAVLVVFVVGYNKIRAADVRVDEALGGIDVQLTRRASLIPGLVSTVASFAAHEKAILDHVTTARAALASSTTGTSVAQRSAAERDFDNAVGQVLALGQTYPQLNSSTNFLNLQQNLADTEDKLAFARQYYNDAVASLNRTIGSIPWMFVAGPTGVGEREYYQTPR; encoded by the coding sequence ATGGTGAGGTTCGTGTTGGTGCTGGTGCTGCTCATCGCGATTGCGGTGCTGGTGGTGTTCGTGGTGGGCTACAACAAGATTCGGGCGGCCGACGTCCGCGTCGACGAAGCCCTCGGCGGAATCGACGTGCAGTTGACTCGGCGCGCGTCCCTGATTCCGGGCCTGGTCAGCACCGTGGCGTCCTTCGCGGCGCACGAGAAGGCGATTCTGGATCATGTCACGACCGCGCGGGCCGCCCTGGCGTCGTCGACGACGGGCACCTCCGTCGCGCAGCGCAGCGCCGCCGAACGCGACTTCGACAACGCGGTGGGCCAGGTGCTGGCACTGGGGCAGACCTACCCGCAGCTGAACTCGTCGACCAACTTCCTCAACCTGCAGCAGAACCTCGCCGACACCGAGGACAAGTTGGCGTTCGCCCGGCAGTACTACAACGACGCGGTCGCCTCCCTGAATCGGACCATCGGCAGCATCCCGTGGATGTTCGTCGCGGGCCCGACCGGCGTGGGTGAACGGGAGTACTACCAGACCCCGCGATGA